A stretch of the Musa acuminata AAA Group cultivar baxijiao chromosome BXJ2-7, Cavendish_Baxijiao_AAA, whole genome shotgun sequence genome encodes the following:
- the LOC135616787 gene encoding protein EMSY-LIKE 3-like isoform X3 — MEFDPSDSSGTDDDLPPPHQNRGIRGGQVTGNGRATIGAIPYARMQNDMETQIHRLEQEAYSSVLRAFKAQSDAITWEKESLITELRKELRVSDEEHRELLSRVNADDIIRRIREWRQAGGLQSGMFNNVQPDVPVPSPTISASRKRQRTSQPVPSLSLDAPSPGLQSQPVVAPMQPSSSAAKRGTATAAKGKKPKSAQTLPGVSSMKSMQYPSAGPSGRSQVASRNSSGAPMIDPAKKTPYDPLIGRKVMTRWPEDNNFYEAVITDYNPVEGLHALVYDIDTKDETWEWVNLKDISPDDIRWEGGDPGISHRPGQGGVKRSTGRGGGIPGAGRGRGTMKNQAKKQFPPSQNGIGKKRAGDIEILHTETLIKEVEKVFGASHPDPLEIEKAKKLLKEHEQSLIDAIAMLADASDEEGEHQFPHQQSMGWGNRRQYGGNQQADKYRGDDVTAGGGREGSDGDRLVGHGDDDDT; from the exons ATGGAGTTTGATCCTTCCGATAGCAGTG GAACTGATGATGATCTTCCTCCGCCGCATCAGAATAGGGGTATAAGAGGAGGACAAGTGACTGGTAATGGAAGAGCAACTATTGGCGCCATTCCGTATGCTAGAATGCAGAATGATATGGAAACCCAAATACATCGACTTGAGCAAGAGGCATACAGTTCTGTTCTTCGAGCATTTAAGGCTCAGTCCGATGCCATTACTTGG GAGAAAGAAAGTTTAATAACCGAACTCAGAAAGGAGCTCAGAGTGTCGGATGAGGAACATAGAGAACTATTAAGCAGGGTTAATGCCGATGACATTATTCGAAGAATAAG GGAATGGAGGCAAGCAGGAGGGCTCCAATCTGGGATGTTTAATAATGTTCAACCAGATGTACCTGTACCAAGTCCCACCATCTCAGCCTCTCGAAAGAGGCAAAGAACATCTCAGCCTGTACCTTCGTTGTCCTTGGATGCACCATCTCCTGGTCTGCAATCACAGCCTGTTGTGGCTCCCATGCAGCCATCATCATCAGCTGCAAAAAGGGGAACTGCAACAGCAGCCAAGGGAAAAAAACCTAAATCA GCTCAGACGTTGCCTGGTGTATCTTCAATGAAGTCTATGCAGTATCCTTCTGCAGGTCCTAGTGGAAGAAGCCAAGTGGCAAGTAGGAATTCTTCAGGTGCTCCTATGATTGATCCAGCCAAAAAGACACCATATGATCCGCTAATTGGGCGAAAGGTCATGACTAGGTGGCCTGAAGATAATAACTTTTATGAAGCTGTTATTACTGATTATAATCCAGTTGAA GGTCTTCATGCTCTGGTTTATGATATTGACACGAAAGATGAGACATGGGAATGGGTCAATTTGAAGGAT ATTTCCCCAGATGATATACGATGGGAGGGTGGGGACCCGGGTATCAGTCATCGGCCTGGCCAGGGTGGGGTTAAAAGGTCAACAGGCCGTGGTGGTGGCATTCCAGGAGCAGGAAGGGGAAGAGGAACCATGAAGAATCAGGCTAAGAAACAGTTTCCTCCTTCCCAAAATGGCATCGGCAAGAAGCGTGCCGGTGACATCGAGATCCTTCACACCGAGACACTTATAAAGGAA GTGGAGAAGGTTTTCGGTGCGAGCCATCCTGACCCGCTCGAGATCGAGAAGGCCAAGAAGTTGTTGAAA GAGCATGAACAATCACTGATTGATGCTATTGCAATGCTTGCTGATGCATCTGATG AAGAGGGCGAGCACCAATTCCCGCACCAGCAATCCATGGGATGGGGAAACCGGCGGCAGTACGGTGGGAACCAGCAAGCAGATAAGTACCGTGGTGATGACGTGACTGCCGGTGGAGGTAGAGAAGGTTCTGATGGCGACCGTTTGGTTGGACATGGTGACGATGATGACACATAG
- the LOC135616787 gene encoding protein EMSY-LIKE 3-like isoform X1, whose translation MEFDPSDSSGTDDDLPPPHQNRGIRGGQVTGNGRATIGAIPYARMQNDMETQIHRLEQEAYSSVLRAFKAQSDAITWEKESLITELRKELRVSDEEHRELLSRVNADDIIRRIREWRQAGGLQSGMFNNVQPDVPVPSPTISASRKRQRTSQPVPSLSLDAPSPGLQSQPVVAPMQPSSSAAKRGTATAAKGKKPKSAQTLPGVSSMKSMQYPSAGPSGRSQVASRNSSGAPMIDPAKKTPYDPLIGRKVMTRWPEDNNFYEAVITDYNPVEGLHALVYDIDTKDETWEWVNLKDISPDDIRWEGGDPGISHRPGQGGVKRSTGRGGGIPGAGRGRGTMKNQAKKQFPPSQNGIGKKRAGDIEILHTETLIKEVEKVFGASHPDPLEIEKAKKLLKEHEQSLIDAIAMLADASDGESEEGEHQFPHQQSMGWGNRRQYGGNQQADKYRGDDVTAGGGREGSDGDRLVGHGDDDDT comes from the exons ATGGAGTTTGATCCTTCCGATAGCAGTG GAACTGATGATGATCTTCCTCCGCCGCATCAGAATAGGGGTATAAGAGGAGGACAAGTGACTGGTAATGGAAGAGCAACTATTGGCGCCATTCCGTATGCTAGAATGCAGAATGATATGGAAACCCAAATACATCGACTTGAGCAAGAGGCATACAGTTCTGTTCTTCGAGCATTTAAGGCTCAGTCCGATGCCATTACTTGG GAGAAAGAAAGTTTAATAACCGAACTCAGAAAGGAGCTCAGAGTGTCGGATGAGGAACATAGAGAACTATTAAGCAGGGTTAATGCCGATGACATTATTCGAAGAATAAG GGAATGGAGGCAAGCAGGAGGGCTCCAATCTGGGATGTTTAATAATGTTCAACCAGATGTACCTGTACCAAGTCCCACCATCTCAGCCTCTCGAAAGAGGCAAAGAACATCTCAGCCTGTACCTTCGTTGTCCTTGGATGCACCATCTCCTGGTCTGCAATCACAGCCTGTTGTGGCTCCCATGCAGCCATCATCATCAGCTGCAAAAAGGGGAACTGCAACAGCAGCCAAGGGAAAAAAACCTAAATCA GCTCAGACGTTGCCTGGTGTATCTTCAATGAAGTCTATGCAGTATCCTTCTGCAGGTCCTAGTGGAAGAAGCCAAGTGGCAAGTAGGAATTCTTCAGGTGCTCCTATGATTGATCCAGCCAAAAAGACACCATATGATCCGCTAATTGGGCGAAAGGTCATGACTAGGTGGCCTGAAGATAATAACTTTTATGAAGCTGTTATTACTGATTATAATCCAGTTGAA GGTCTTCATGCTCTGGTTTATGATATTGACACGAAAGATGAGACATGGGAATGGGTCAATTTGAAGGAT ATTTCCCCAGATGATATACGATGGGAGGGTGGGGACCCGGGTATCAGTCATCGGCCTGGCCAGGGTGGGGTTAAAAGGTCAACAGGCCGTGGTGGTGGCATTCCAGGAGCAGGAAGGGGAAGAGGAACCATGAAGAATCAGGCTAAGAAACAGTTTCCTCCTTCCCAAAATGGCATCGGCAAGAAGCGTGCCGGTGACATCGAGATCCTTCACACCGAGACACTTATAAAGGAA GTGGAGAAGGTTTTCGGTGCGAGCCATCCTGACCCGCTCGAGATCGAGAAGGCCAAGAAGTTGTTGAAA GAGCATGAACAATCACTGATTGATGCTATTGCAATGCTTGCTGATGCATCTGATGGTGAGAGTG AAGAGGGCGAGCACCAATTCCCGCACCAGCAATCCATGGGATGGGGAAACCGGCGGCAGTACGGTGGGAACCAGCAAGCAGATAAGTACCGTGGTGATGACGTGACTGCCGGTGGAGGTAGAGAAGGTTCTGATGGCGACCGTTTGGTTGGACATGGTGACGATGATGACACATAG
- the LOC135616787 gene encoding protein EMSY-LIKE 3-like isoform X2 encodes MEFDPSDSSGTDDDLPPPHQNRGIRGGQVTGNGRATIGAIPYARMQNDMETQIHRLEQEAYSSVLRAFKAQSDAITWEKESLITELRKELRVSDEEHRELLSRVNADDIIRRIREWRQAGGLQSGMFNNVQPDVPVPSPTISASRKRQRTSQPVPSLSLDAPSPGLQSQPVVAPMQPSSSAAKRGTATAAKGKKPKSAQTLPGVSSMKSMQYPSAGPSGRSQVASRNSSGAPMIDPAKKTPYDPLIGRKVMTRWPEDNNFYEAVITDYNPVEGLHALVYDIDTKDETWEWVNLKDISPDDIRWEGGDPGISHRPGQGGVKRSTGRGGGIPGAGRGRGTMKNQAKKQFPPSQNGIGKKRAGDIEILHTETLIKEVEKVFGASHPDPLEIEKAKKLLKEHEQSLIDAIAMLADASDGESEGEHQFPHQQSMGWGNRRQYGGNQQADKYRGDDVTAGGGREGSDGDRLVGHGDDDDT; translated from the exons ATGGAGTTTGATCCTTCCGATAGCAGTG GAACTGATGATGATCTTCCTCCGCCGCATCAGAATAGGGGTATAAGAGGAGGACAAGTGACTGGTAATGGAAGAGCAACTATTGGCGCCATTCCGTATGCTAGAATGCAGAATGATATGGAAACCCAAATACATCGACTTGAGCAAGAGGCATACAGTTCTGTTCTTCGAGCATTTAAGGCTCAGTCCGATGCCATTACTTGG GAGAAAGAAAGTTTAATAACCGAACTCAGAAAGGAGCTCAGAGTGTCGGATGAGGAACATAGAGAACTATTAAGCAGGGTTAATGCCGATGACATTATTCGAAGAATAAG GGAATGGAGGCAAGCAGGAGGGCTCCAATCTGGGATGTTTAATAATGTTCAACCAGATGTACCTGTACCAAGTCCCACCATCTCAGCCTCTCGAAAGAGGCAAAGAACATCTCAGCCTGTACCTTCGTTGTCCTTGGATGCACCATCTCCTGGTCTGCAATCACAGCCTGTTGTGGCTCCCATGCAGCCATCATCATCAGCTGCAAAAAGGGGAACTGCAACAGCAGCCAAGGGAAAAAAACCTAAATCA GCTCAGACGTTGCCTGGTGTATCTTCAATGAAGTCTATGCAGTATCCTTCTGCAGGTCCTAGTGGAAGAAGCCAAGTGGCAAGTAGGAATTCTTCAGGTGCTCCTATGATTGATCCAGCCAAAAAGACACCATATGATCCGCTAATTGGGCGAAAGGTCATGACTAGGTGGCCTGAAGATAATAACTTTTATGAAGCTGTTATTACTGATTATAATCCAGTTGAA GGTCTTCATGCTCTGGTTTATGATATTGACACGAAAGATGAGACATGGGAATGGGTCAATTTGAAGGAT ATTTCCCCAGATGATATACGATGGGAGGGTGGGGACCCGGGTATCAGTCATCGGCCTGGCCAGGGTGGGGTTAAAAGGTCAACAGGCCGTGGTGGTGGCATTCCAGGAGCAGGAAGGGGAAGAGGAACCATGAAGAATCAGGCTAAGAAACAGTTTCCTCCTTCCCAAAATGGCATCGGCAAGAAGCGTGCCGGTGACATCGAGATCCTTCACACCGAGACACTTATAAAGGAA GTGGAGAAGGTTTTCGGTGCGAGCCATCCTGACCCGCTCGAGATCGAGAAGGCCAAGAAGTTGTTGAAA GAGCATGAACAATCACTGATTGATGCTATTGCAATGCTTGCTGATGCATCTGATGGTGAGAGTG AGGGCGAGCACCAATTCCCGCACCAGCAATCCATGGGATGGGGAAACCGGCGGCAGTACGGTGGGAACCAGCAAGCAGATAAGTACCGTGGTGATGACGTGACTGCCGGTGGAGGTAGAGAAGGTTCTGATGGCGACCGTTTGGTTGGACATGGTGACGATGATGACACATAG
- the LOC135616787 gene encoding protein EMSY-LIKE 3-like isoform X4 translates to MEFDPSDSSGTDDDLPPPHQNRGIRGGQVTGNGRATIGAIPYARMQNDMETQIHRLEQEAYSSVLRAFKAQSDAITWEKESLITELRKELRVSDEEHRELLSRVNADDIIRRIREWRQAGGLQSGMFNNVQPDVPVPSPTISASRKRQRTSQPVPSLSLDAPSPGLQSQPVVAPMQPSSSAAKRGTATAAKGKKPKSAQTLPGVSSMKSMQYPSAGPSGRSQVASRNSSGAPMIDPAKKTPYDPLIGRKVMTRWPEDNNFYEAVITDYNPVEGLHALVYDIDTKDETWEWVNLKDISPDDIRWEGGDPGISHRPGQGGVKRSTGRGGGIPGAGRGRGTMKNQAKKQFPPSQNGIGKKRAGDIEILHTETLIKEVEKVFGASHPDPLEIEKAKKLLKEHEQSLIDAIAMLADASDEGEHQFPHQQSMGWGNRRQYGGNQQADKYRGDDVTAGGGREGSDGDRLVGHGDDDDT, encoded by the exons ATGGAGTTTGATCCTTCCGATAGCAGTG GAACTGATGATGATCTTCCTCCGCCGCATCAGAATAGGGGTATAAGAGGAGGACAAGTGACTGGTAATGGAAGAGCAACTATTGGCGCCATTCCGTATGCTAGAATGCAGAATGATATGGAAACCCAAATACATCGACTTGAGCAAGAGGCATACAGTTCTGTTCTTCGAGCATTTAAGGCTCAGTCCGATGCCATTACTTGG GAGAAAGAAAGTTTAATAACCGAACTCAGAAAGGAGCTCAGAGTGTCGGATGAGGAACATAGAGAACTATTAAGCAGGGTTAATGCCGATGACATTATTCGAAGAATAAG GGAATGGAGGCAAGCAGGAGGGCTCCAATCTGGGATGTTTAATAATGTTCAACCAGATGTACCTGTACCAAGTCCCACCATCTCAGCCTCTCGAAAGAGGCAAAGAACATCTCAGCCTGTACCTTCGTTGTCCTTGGATGCACCATCTCCTGGTCTGCAATCACAGCCTGTTGTGGCTCCCATGCAGCCATCATCATCAGCTGCAAAAAGGGGAACTGCAACAGCAGCCAAGGGAAAAAAACCTAAATCA GCTCAGACGTTGCCTGGTGTATCTTCAATGAAGTCTATGCAGTATCCTTCTGCAGGTCCTAGTGGAAGAAGCCAAGTGGCAAGTAGGAATTCTTCAGGTGCTCCTATGATTGATCCAGCCAAAAAGACACCATATGATCCGCTAATTGGGCGAAAGGTCATGACTAGGTGGCCTGAAGATAATAACTTTTATGAAGCTGTTATTACTGATTATAATCCAGTTGAA GGTCTTCATGCTCTGGTTTATGATATTGACACGAAAGATGAGACATGGGAATGGGTCAATTTGAAGGAT ATTTCCCCAGATGATATACGATGGGAGGGTGGGGACCCGGGTATCAGTCATCGGCCTGGCCAGGGTGGGGTTAAAAGGTCAACAGGCCGTGGTGGTGGCATTCCAGGAGCAGGAAGGGGAAGAGGAACCATGAAGAATCAGGCTAAGAAACAGTTTCCTCCTTCCCAAAATGGCATCGGCAAGAAGCGTGCCGGTGACATCGAGATCCTTCACACCGAGACACTTATAAAGGAA GTGGAGAAGGTTTTCGGTGCGAGCCATCCTGACCCGCTCGAGATCGAGAAGGCCAAGAAGTTGTTGAAA GAGCATGAACAATCACTGATTGATGCTATTGCAATGCTTGCTGATGCATCTGATG AGGGCGAGCACCAATTCCCGCACCAGCAATCCATGGGATGGGGAAACCGGCGGCAGTACGGTGGGAACCAGCAAGCAGATAAGTACCGTGGTGATGACGTGACTGCCGGTGGAGGTAGAGAAGGTTCTGATGGCGACCGTTTGGTTGGACATGGTGACGATGATGACACATAG